The genomic window TCTCCCACCACACAACAAGCCGCATCGACACCAACACCAACACCAGAACAGCAACGCCGACAAGCGATGGCTGACTACTGGAACCAACACAAAAACGACCCCGCCAAAATCTATGAAGGCATGCAGGCCAACAACATAGGAGTCAACGAGGCCGCCCAGTTTATAGGTGTCACACCGACGGACATGGCCAACTACCTGAACTCCGGCCGCTACGCGAGCAGCAGCGTAAGCACGGGTGCCGGGGACAATCTAGACATCCGTGACATCTACAAATACGAAGAAGTACACCGAGAACCTCAGACCCGTGCAGAGTTTGAAACCACCATTGAGCCCTGGATGCTGGACACCAATGGCCGCTTCAAAGGGCCAAATGACGGGGTCAACTACCGCTGGGAGGGCATGACACCCGACGAAGTGTTCCAATCCTGGCAACCAGTCCCCTTTGACCCCACTATGGCGCGTGATGGCGCTGACGGCACCCAGCCGCAAATTTGTTACCTGCCGGGTCAAGCACCCTACGACCCGATCAATCTCCATTGGGAGCCCGGTTATGACAACGGAGGGGGCGTATTGGGTGGCATGGTGAGGGCCGTAGGCAATCTAGGCACCGGAGTTGCCAAAAACCCCGCCCTCATGATGGCGCTGACAGCCGGAGTCGTAAATCCCTTCATCAGCACCATCGGCCAAACTGCGGGTGCAGGCACTGCCCTGAACACCATAGGCAACATCCTGAATGCCCCAGGAGTGACTTCGGGGCTGATGAACTTCGTGCGCACCGGTGACCTGGGCTCATCCTTTATGGCAGGCGTAACGAGTTGGGCGGGCGGTTTGGCCAGCGGCCAAATATCCGACAGTATTGTTGACTTGACGGGCATGCCCGTAGACACCGCGCGGGTACTGGGTGGCATGACGTTTACGGCGATGACGGACGGGGACCTCATGGGGGTCATCAACAGCGGCGCCTCCACTGCGAGTTCCATGGCCATGCGTACACCCGCCGCCTACACGAATGATGAAGCGGTGGCAGACACGCTGCGTGAATCCCGTCGCAGCGGCTCCACACCCGGTGATATGTCGTTTGCATATGAGGATGTTGCTGCCCTAAATCCCTCCCAGGTTACGGCAATGCAACCTGGTACGGCCAGCACTGCCAGCACTACGTTCAACGATGCAAATCTGATTGGCAATCCGTACACCGATGGTGATGCCGGGCTAACTTTCGCCCAGGACACTGCTGCCCGTACCGTAGCAACAGACCCGCTGAACATTCGCGGCATGGGGGATACAAACCCATCGACCTCCGTATACTTGCAAGCTGACTTCCGCGCCAGCGAGCGCGACTACCGCAGCAGTACAGAGATCAGTGTGTCTGGTCGCACGTACGTGGTGCAGGCCAATGACAACATCTCCACGATAGTGGGTAGCAGCCATCCGCAGGCCTTGGGCAACTTCATGGCCGCCAATGGCATGAGCACCGATAGGCTCAATGTAGGTGACACCGTTTTTGTGCCAGATAGCTGGCAGGCCTATGGAGACCAGTCCACGCATGGCCAAAGTGCGCTCAACGCGGGCAATGTGCGCATTGCGGCTGCGAACCAGAACAACGCGGCCGCTGACCGCGCGCACTGGGACGAGGTTCAAGCTGGGGCCTGGAGTGGGCGCACGAATCAGGTTGACGAGTACAACCGCATCGCAGAGAGTGCAGGAGGGCCGGTGGTTGTTTTTGACGGTAAGCTAACGATCAGTGAGGCCAACGAGATAGGCCGGGCGAACAACGATCCAAGCCTCACCGTTTCGGTCGATGCCAGCAAGCTGACTATCACACTAACAAGCCAATTCGATGCAAGCGGCGTGGCGAAAGCCCGCGTCGAGGGCTATGATTGGCTCACGCACGGCAACGTGTCGGTGCAGCTACAGTCCGACGGATCCGTCGCCATCCGAGGGGAGCGTTATGACTTTGAAATGCACACTGTGGCGCAACATGATGGTTCTGTATTGCGTACAGCAGCCCGGAACTTTGAGACCATCATCGGCGGGAGCGTGGCGAGAAATGGCAATAGGTATCAGAACTTCATCGGTTTCAATGTGCAGTTCACCGGGAGCCCAAAAATTGATTGATGTCCGGCTTGCTTTCACAGCCGTAATGGCCATGGCCATGGTCGGATGTGGCCCAGCGTTCACGGATGGCGACTATGCCATCCGTGCGGCCCCGGGTTTCTACTTCTCGGATTCTGGCGGCGATGAAAAGATGATCCTGGTCGATGTGCCGGGTGGCCAGAAAATGATACTGATTGATTCACGCGTCAACGCTTATCACGTGGACAAAGGGAGGCTGTATGTCTCACGCTCGCCGCGTGTGCTCAAAAAGGATAGTGCAGGGCATCTGACCGGTCATGTCCAACAACGCTGCGAATTTTGGTCGGTAGACATTGCCAGCCGCACGCTAAAGCGGGAAATCGAGGGCGTCAAAGGCCTGCGTTGTACATACGTCCCGGGCACCTCGGCTCCAGGGGCGTGGATTGCAAAATAGCCATCGTGCACGCAGTAGCCTGGTGTCTTTACTGGAAGCCGGGGCACCGTCACAGGGCTGCGCATCGTGGGCAGTGTGGCCAGTACTTCCGTGGATTTGGCTGCGCAGGCAGGCAGGTGGGGCAGGCAGTTTGTTGTTCCCACAAACGGTAGGACTGGGCACTTCTTCAACGATGGCAGATTTACGAGCCACTGGAGCCAGGCCCGGCGTACACGCGTTGCCCTGGGTCAATGAAATCTCGGCACATGGATCAAATGCGCGTCGGCACCAACAACTTAGCTTTAGAACAGCTGCGTCAGGTGCACCGAATCTTCGGTGCGTTCAATCTGTACCGAGGGTGGGCCGTTGCGCGCCAGGCGCAACATGCGTGTATTGCCGGGCAGCACATCGGCCACAAAGCCGCGCAGGCCACGCTTTTTGGCGTGCTGCACCATGCAGTTTTGCAGTGCAGTGCCCAGGCCACAACCCTGCCAGTCCGGGTGCACCATAAATGCCGTGTCGGCCAGGTTGACCGTGGGGTTGATGAAGTAACACGACTGCCCCACGATCAGCGACTCCTCCCGCGTGCCGGCCGTGGCCACAAAGGCCACTTCGTTTTCGTAGTTCACATTGCACAGGCGCTGCACCTCGGCATTGGACAGGCCACGCACATGGCGGAAGAACCGGGTGTAGACATCGGCCTCGCTCAGGTGGTGGAACAGGTCGCGTATGCCCTGGGCGTCGCTGGACAGCGCGGGGCGCAGCATCACACTGCGGCCATCTTTTAACGTGATGGTTATTTCTTCTTCCACCGGGTAGGCGCGCAGGTTCTGCAGTGTCTGGTCGCCACTGAGGTAACCCAGGGCTTGGGCCTGGGCAAACAACTCGGGCCGGAATTGCGGATGCGCCAATTCGATCAAGGCCGTGGCCCGCTCGCGGATGGATTTGCCAAACAGGTAGGCAATGCCGAACTCAGTCACCACGTAGTGCACATCGGTACGGGCAATGGTGGCGGACTCACCCAGGAGTAGTGCCGGCCGTATGCGCGACTGGGTGCCGTCTTCGGTGGTGGAGGTCATACACACAATGGGCTTGCCACCCGGCGAGCGTGATGCGCCGCGCATGAATTCACCCTGGCTGCCAATGCCGCTGTAGAACTCTCCGGCAAATTGGTCAATGCAGACCTGCCCGGTCAGGTCTATGGAAAAGGCCTGGGCGATGGCCACCATCTTGTACTGTGCCGCAATGGTGGCCGGGTTGCACACGGCGTCCATGGGCTCAAACGAGAAGAGTGGGTTGCCGTCGATCAGGTCGTACAGCGCACGTGAGCCCAGGGCTAGGCTGGCCACAATCTTGAATGGCTTGCTTGTCTTGCGCGCGCCGGTGAGATTGCCGTTTTGCAGCAGCGGAAGGATGGCGTCCGATATCAGGTCGGAGTGCACACCCAGGTCTTTGCGGTCGGTCAGGTACTGCAGGGCCTCGTGTGCCACATGGCCCAGGCCAATCTGCAGCGTGGAGCCATCGTCAATGATGCCGGCGATGTAACGCGCGATGCGCTGCACGTCGTCCGTTTGTAACGGCAGGCGCTGGAACTCGGTCACCGGCGTGTAGACCGGGACCAGGTGGTGTATGCGGCTGATGTGCAGGGTGGAGTCGCCCATGGACCGTGGCATGGCCGGGTTGACCTCGGCAATCACCAGGCGTGCACGTGCAATGGCCGCCGGGATGATGTCCACCGACACGCCCAGGCTCACATAACCAAAGGCATCGGGTGTGGACACCTGCACCAGCGCCACATCCACCGGAATACGGCCCAGCGCCACCATCTCGGGCACACGCGCCACCGACATGGGCACATAGTCCACCAGGCCCTGCTTGACTGCGGCGCGCATGTCCTGGCCCACAAAAAAGCTGCGGTGCCGAAAACGGGTGGTGCTGTGGCCGTCTGCATCGTGGTCAAAGGCATTGACGGTAAAAAAATGCAGCATCTCCACGTCCGCCGGCGGATTGCGCATCTGCTCCAGCGCCTGCACCAGGCCGCGTGGGGCGGCGCAACCGGTGCCCACAAACACATGGTCACCATTGCGTATATCGCCCAGCGCCATTTCAGCCGTGCTGACTTGGGCCAAGAAGGGCTTCAGGGAGGGGTGCAGGGTGGGTTTGCGTGCCATGGCTGCGTATCATCGGCCCTATCGCCGCGTTTCGGCAACATTGTTTTTAGGGGGACTCACCATGGATTTGGGCATCAAGGGTAAGTGGGCACTGGTGTGTGGCGCCAGCAAAGGCCTGGGCCTGGGCTGCGCCCAGGCGCTGGTGCAAGAGGGTGTGAACGTGTTGATCGTGGCACGGGGTGCCGAACAATTGGCGGTATCTGCTTCAGATTTAATAGCACACCAAGCAGCATCCACGGGGGCTAACGTGCTATTTTGTGCACAAGACATCACCACAGAGGCAGGTCGGGCCGCGGTGTTTGCCATGCGCAAGGACTTTGACATCGTGGTGACCAACGCCGGTGGCCCGCCCCCCGGCGATTTCCGCGACTGGGATCGCGAGGCCTGGATCAAGGCGGTCGACGCCAATATGCTGACCCCCATCGAGCTGATCAAGGCCACGGTGGATGGCATGGCAGCACGCGGCTTTGGCCGCATCGTCAACATCACCTCCAGCTCGGTGAAGGCGCCGATCGATGTGTTGGGCCTGTCCAATGGCGCGCGCAGCGGGCTGACGGGTTTTGTGGCGGGGGTGGCGCGCAGTGGCCTGGCCGCCAAGGGCGTGACCATCAACAACCTGCTGCCCGGTGTGTTTGACACCGACCGCATCAAGACCATGCTGGCCGCCAATTCCAAGAAAACCGGGCAGACGGTGGAGGCGCTGGCAGATGCGCGGCGCCAGAACATCCCGGCGCGCCGCTTTGGCACGCCGCAGGAGTTTGGCGCCATCTGCGCGTTTTTATGCAGCCAGCAGGCCGGCTACATCAATGGCCAGAATGTGCTGGCGGATGGCGGGGCGTATCCGGGGACTTACTGAAATCCGGAATCAAACTCCGGGAACCTGGTCTGTGGGGTATTTCCAGAAATCGCGCAGCAAATAGTTCATCGGCAGGTTCAGCGGCGTGTTCTTGGGCGGGATGGGTTTGAGGAACCAGCGGTCGTAGATGACATGGGCTTCTCTGGACACAATCAGGCGCTTCATCTCGTTGTCCAGTATGGCCTTGAACTCGGGGTCACCTTTTGGCAGCATGATGGCCAGCGGTTCCACGGTCAGGAACTTGCCGATAACCTTGAGCTTTTCGGGTTGGGCGCGGCTGGCGATCAGGCCGTAGAGCAACACGTCGTCCATGATGAAGGCGTCGGATTCGGATTTTTCAACCATCTCGACGGCACGGGCATGGTCGGGTGCTTCCTGCAAGGTCAAGCGCAATACCCGTTCGCGGTTGGCGCGCTCAATGGCTTTCAGGGGAGTAGTGCCCTTGGTGGATACCACGCGCTGGTTTTCCAGGCCCACCAGGTCGGTGGCCGGGTTATTGGCGCGCACCATGTAGCGGGCGCCGGTGATGTAGTGGGGAACGGTAAAGGCCACCTTGTTGCGCCGTTCGGCGTTGTTGGTGGTGGAGCCACATTCCATGTCCACCTTGCCTTCTTCCACCAGACTGATGCGGTTGCTCGGGGTG from Rhodoferax sp. AJA081-3 includes these protein-coding regions:
- a CDS encoding LysM peptidoglycan-binding domain-containing protein, with product MHDYSRYDPPGYQSGISDTDITDFYLAHAGDAAAINAAMSQYGVSADRVAALTGWRSAQAEPAEVWVSREPTPAAVTVAATPAVSDAAIVSFYQAHAGDAAALNAAMAQHGVSAERVTALTGWNPTQATPTTPSPTTQQAASTPTPTPEQQRRQAMADYWNQHKNDPAKIYEGMQANNIGVNEAAQFIGVTPTDMANYLNSGRYASSSVSTGAGDNLDIRDIYKYEEVHREPQTRAEFETTIEPWMLDTNGRFKGPNDGVNYRWEGMTPDEVFQSWQPVPFDPTMARDGADGTQPQICYLPGQAPYDPINLHWEPGYDNGGGVLGGMVRAVGNLGTGVAKNPALMMALTAGVVNPFISTIGQTAGAGTALNTIGNILNAPGVTSGLMNFVRTGDLGSSFMAGVTSWAGGLASGQISDSIVDLTGMPVDTARVLGGMTFTAMTDGDLMGVINSGASTASSMAMRTPAAYTNDEAVADTLRESRRSGSTPGDMSFAYEDVAALNPSQVTAMQPGTASTASTTFNDANLIGNPYTDGDAGLTFAQDTAARTVATDPLNIRGMGDTNPSTSVYLQADFRASERDYRSSTEISVSGRTYVVQANDNISTIVGSSHPQALGNFMAANGMSTDRLNVGDTVFVPDSWQAYGDQSTHGQSALNAGNVRIAAANQNNAAADRAHWDEVQAGAWSGRTNQVDEYNRIAESAGGPVVVFDGKLTISEANEIGRANNDPSLTVSVDASKLTITLTSQFDASGVAKARVEGYDWLTHGNVSVQLQSDGSVAIRGERYDFEMHTVAQHDGSVLRTAARNFETIIGGSVARNGNRYQNFIGFNVQFTGSPKID
- a CDS encoding GNAT family N-acetyltransferase — translated: MARKPTLHPSLKPFLAQVSTAEMALGDIRNGDHVFVGTGCAAPRGLVQALEQMRNPPADVEMLHFFTVNAFDHDADGHSTTRFRHRSFFVGQDMRAAVKQGLVDYVPMSVARVPEMVALGRIPVDVALVQVSTPDAFGYVSLGVSVDIIPAAIARARLVIAEVNPAMPRSMGDSTLHISRIHHLVPVYTPVTEFQRLPLQTDDVQRIARYIAGIIDDGSTLQIGLGHVAHEALQYLTDRKDLGVHSDLISDAILPLLQNGNLTGARKTSKPFKIVASLALGSRALYDLIDGNPLFSFEPMDAVCNPATIAAQYKMVAIAQAFSIDLTGQVCIDQFAGEFYSGIGSQGEFMRGASRSPGGKPIVCMTSTTEDGTQSRIRPALLLGESATIARTDVHYVVTEFGIAYLFGKSIRERATALIELAHPQFRPELFAQAQALGYLSGDQTLQNLRAYPVEEEITITLKDGRSVMLRPALSSDAQGIRDLFHHLSEADVYTRFFRHVRGLSNAEVQRLCNVNYENEVAFVATAGTREESLIVGQSCYFINPTVNLADTAFMVHPDWQGCGLGTALQNCMVQHAKKRGLRGFVADVLPGNTRMLRLARNGPPSVQIERTEDSVHLTQLF
- a CDS encoding SDR family oxidoreductase, with amino-acid sequence MDLGIKGKWALVCGASKGLGLGCAQALVQEGVNVLIVARGAEQLAVSASDLIAHQAASTGANVLFCAQDITTEAGRAAVFAMRKDFDIVVTNAGGPPPGDFRDWDREAWIKAVDANMLTPIELIKATVDGMAARGFGRIVNITSSSVKAPIDVLGLSNGARSGLTGFVAGVARSGLAAKGVTINNLLPGVFDTDRIKTMLAANSKKTGQTVEALADARRQNIPARRFGTPQEFGAICAFLCSQQAGYINGQNVLADGGAYPGTY
- a CDS encoding amino acid ABC transporter substrate-binding protein, with the translated sequence MLKPTPSSIFGRPSNMVLGAVLLALASAATAGPTLDRIRVTGKVVLGHRESSVPFSYMDADKKPVGYALDLCLKLADAVKKKLDMKTLNVEYVMVTPSNRISLVEEGKVDMECGSTTNNAERRNKVAFTVPHYITGARYMVRANNPATDLVGLENQRVVSTKGTTPLKAIERANRERVLRLTLQEAPDHARAVEMVEKSESDAFIMDDVLLYGLIASRAQPEKLKVIGKFLTVEPLAIMLPKGDPEFKAILDNEMKRLIVSREAHVIYDRWFLKPIPPKNTPLNLPMNYLLRDFWKYPTDQVPGV